The proteins below come from a single Jaculus jaculus isolate mJacJac1 chromosome X, mJacJac1.mat.Y.cur, whole genome shotgun sequence genomic window:
- the LOC101599080 gene encoding uncharacterized protein CXorf49 homolog codes for MSSVSEMSIKKDACSPENRENSARRRFGRGFQNGANVAPDQRLLRSRKDKGSLLGSESLLCKSPSQTDEMEGRSVIWGCEGRPGTPVDVPIDVLEYVPQQNVECIKFWQCFPKRDAWVVRRQRSVQSSGIKQHASCGSREAGPSRRGARAKSCVEAKQVSAGPLYRRGAGRGLTWVTPRQHTPSKVMDVQHLSSDCESSYESTEIPIIRVTISIKEKDQVKTSSATELGGDTAKQSNASGGESFVHKSAPLLTTASQGLASGTEKQASSKVEPLFCKKKQSVIWGKAGSRRSHPRSATAAAAPAGRLNKASATKKPAQERKPLYEVPGVILGSSFPPWGQRIKSVPVEPSTFPPVTGVALFGKTTRCPLVPLEPKRCTGKRSVGKKTKEPLPAAREEAEPAKEPALQPQSVEKPAVFMHPGDFSSGDRTTRATQTPGNSQRLALSQRGIRSNSPTSSGLGTESSRTKAPPLPAGLDQDKFPPAIPERTKKRKQKVKSNTTADESPV; via the exons ATGAGCTCCGTCAGTGAGATGTCTATTAAAAAAGATGCCTGCAGTCCAGAAAACAGGGAAAATTCTGCCAGGAGGCGCTTTGGCCGTGGGTTCCAGAACGGAGCAAACGTAGCCCCTGACCAGAGGCTGTTGCGAAGCCGCAAAGACAAAGGTAGTCTTTTAGGCTCTGAGAGTCTCCTCTGCAAGTCACCTTCACAGACAGATGAGATGGAGGGAAGGTCAGTAATTTGGGGCTGTGAAGGTCGGCCTGGCACCCCAGTGGATGTCCCAATAGATGTTCTGGAGTATGTGCCTCAACAGAATGTGGAGTGTATAAAATTCTGGCAGTGCTTTCCCAAGAGGGATGCCTGGGTTGTTCGTAGACAAAGGTCTGTGCAAAGCAGTGGCATTAAACAGCATGCCAGTTGTGGTAGCAGAGAGGCTGGTCCCAGCAGGAGAGGTGCACGGGCCAAAAGCTGTGTGGAAGCAAAGCAGGTCTCTGCTGGCCCTCTGTACCGAAGAGGGGCTGGGAGAGGCCTAACCTGGGTGACACCAAGACAGCACACTCCAAGCAAAGTGATGGATGTGCAACATCTTTCCTCCGACTGCGAGTCTTCATATGAGTCAACTGAAATACCAATAATTAGAGTGACCATTTCCATCAAAGAGAAAGACCAGGTCAAGACCAGCAGCGCCACGGAGCTGGGAGGAGACACAGCTAAACAGTCAAATGCCAGTGGCGGGGAAAGTTTTGTCCATAAGTCAGCCCCTCTGCTGACCACTGCTTCCCAAGGACTCGCGTCAGGCACAGAAAAGCAGGCTTCTAGCAAAGTAGAGCCCCTTTTCTGTAAGAAAAAGCAAAGTGTGATTTGGGGAAAGGCAGGAAGCAGGCGCAGCCACCCAAGAAGTGCTACTGCTGCTGCAGCACCTGCAGGCCGCCTGAACAAGGCCAGTGCAACGAAGAAGCCTGCCCAGGAGAGGAAACCGCTGTATGAGGTCCCAGGTGTCATCCTGGGAAGCAGTTTTCCTCCGTGGGGGCAGAGAATCAAGTCAGTTCCTGTGGAACCATCCACCTTCCCTCCAGTCACTGGTGTTGCATTATTTGGGAAAACCACTAGATGCCCTTTGGTGCCTTTGGAACCCAAACGTTGTACTGGGAAGAGATCCGTGGGGAAGAAGACAAAGGAGCCCCTGCCAGCAGCCAGAGAAGAAGCTGAGCCCGCCAAAGAGCCTGCCCTGCAGCCCCAG AGTGTGGAAAAACCTGCCGTGTTCATGCATCCTGGAGATTTCAGCAGTGGCGACCGCACCACCAGGGCCACCCAAACTCCAGGAAACTCTCAGCGCCTGGCACTGAGCCAGAGAGGCATCCGGTCCAACTCCCCCACATCCTCTG